A window of the Arcobacter sp. F155 genome harbors these coding sequences:
- a CDS encoding HD domain-containing protein has protein sequence MLSLLKEYSKGNKIQNRLVNDTIYNHIPYTKLEDKILQTKILNRLQFITQNALAYFSYPSITTKRFIHSLGTMHLSSFIFKNSLLNANKETKNQFLKDLKKVIKAIVKEQKLNINLDDLSYFDNKALYEFTIPTKNKKDRAVYTILLQTIRIAGLMHDVGHLPFSHQVEYALKKIYSDLIKKETLEEKELEFISLYENITRNSTLVLHEAIGKELVKLLFEFEIFDFIKDNEEKELLKLIKTLCIYILEDKVYKGFDFSTIHKIIDSTVDADRLDYINRDMLASGYITGPLDHIRITKQAVLVKENNSYFLSFFDMGLIDIEHMLEMRFNLYKKVIYNHGIAKTDALLENVVQYLSSKCFDKKENEQNPFNCISMLWNFQKEKDSDKRLDIISVLDENWLISLFKNEYFSLKNKESLTHMEKKYKYCFEEVLFGKRFFRSPWKNLNEFYKVLGFSTIERYQFRESFGYITPKKLSKLQNLLDLFIKKWEEKEEELFFTYQTVSFKIGIEKEFSLYDGENIINLDEISTLRKRLKQSMRNTVPFYIYTNKKNMNDEMKSELKELILSVFKD, from the coding sequence TTGCTGAGTTTACTGAAAGAATATTCGAAAGGAAACAAAATACAAAATAGATTAGTTAATGATACAATATACAATCATATACCATATACAAAATTAGAAGATAAAATTTTACAAACAAAGATATTAAATAGGCTACAGTTTATTACACAAAATGCTTTAGCCTATTTTTCATACCCTTCAATTACAACAAAAAGATTTATTCACTCTTTAGGAACTATGCATTTAAGTTCATTTATTTTTAAAAACTCTTTACTAAATGCAAATAAAGAGACAAAAAATCAGTTTTTGAAAGACTTAAAAAAAGTTATAAAAGCAATTGTTAAAGAACAAAAGTTAAATATCAACCTTGATGATTTAAGTTACTTTGACAACAAAGCTTTATATGAGTTTACTATTCCTACAAAAAATAAAAAAGATAGAGCTGTTTATACTATACTTTTACAAACTATTAGAATAGCAGGTCTTATGCATGATGTAGGACATTTACCCTTTTCACATCAAGTTGAGTATGCACTAAAAAAAATATACTCTGACTTAATCAAAAAAGAGACTCTTGAAGAAAAAGAGTTAGAGTTTATCTCTTTATATGAAAATATTACAAGAAACTCTACTTTAGTTTTACATGAAGCTATTGGAAAAGAGCTTGTGAAGCTTCTATTTGAGTTTGAGATTTTTGATTTTATAAAAGATAATGAAGAAAAAGAGTTATTAAAACTTATCAAAACATTATGTATTTATATACTTGAAGACAAGGTTTATAAAGGCTTTGATTTTTCTACTATTCATAAAATAATAGACTCAACAGTTGATGCAGATAGACTTGATTATATAAATAGAGATATGCTAGCAAGTGGTTATATCACAGGTCCTTTAGATCATATTAGAATTACAAAGCAAGCTGTACTTGTAAAAGAGAATAATTCATACTTCTTAAGCTTTTTTGATATGGGATTAATAGATATAGAGCATATGCTTGAGATGAGATTTAATCTCTATAAAAAGGTTATTTATAATCATGGTATTGCAAAAACAGATGCCCTACTTGAAAATGTAGTTCAATATCTATCATCAAAATGCTTTGATAAAAAAGAAAATGAACAAAATCCCTTTAATTGTATCTCTATGCTTTGGAACTTTCAAAAAGAAAAAGATAGTGATAAACGCCTTGATATAATCTCTGTATTAGATGAGAACTGGTTAATCTCTTTATTTAAAAATGAGTATTTTTCACTAAAAAATAAAGAGTCTTTAACTCATATGGAAAAGAAATATAAATACTGTTTTGAAGAGGTTTTATTTGGAAAAAGGTTCTTTAGAAGCCCTTGGAAAAATTTAAATGAGTTTTATAAAGTATTAGGTTTTTCAACTATTGAAAGATATCAGTTTAGAGAAAGCTTTGGATATATCACTCCTAAAAAACTATCTAAACTTCAAAACTTACTAGATTTATTTATTAAAAAATGGGAAGAAAAAGAAGAAGAGTTATTCTTCACTTACCAAACGGTCTCTTTTAAAATAGGTATAGAAAAAGAGTTTTCTTTATATGATGGAGAAAATATAATAAACCTAGATGAGATTTCAACCCTTAGAAAAAGATTGAAACAATCAATGAGAAATACTGTACCTTTTTATATCTATACAAATAAAAAGAATATGAATGATGAAATGAAAAGTGAATTAAAAGAGCTTATTCTTTCAGTATTCAAAGATTAA